A single genomic interval of Stieleria maiorica harbors:
- a CDS encoding Gldg family protein: MQLRQQVIRAIFQRNFAGYFSGVLGYLFIVVFVVLGGALAFNARFFTGNEPTLDQLTEWYPLLLLFFVPAVTMSVWADERKSGTDELLFTLPATELEILVGKYLAVVAVYSVALVFSMAHVFVLMFLGNPDWGLIATTYFGYWLAGAAMLSAGMLASMLTANMTVAFVLGIVICALPVFVGQIGATIGLGDLLDRFSLREQFRDFGMGVIPLTALLYFAGFTVVMLYLNHTLMTRRHWHTRSEPAIGVQYAVRAISVAVVLSCVTTWAGYSVLRVDATGERLFSLSPATHDILDQLDTERPIEIQAFISPDVPREYVETRKRLVGLLRQFDELGGKGLDVRYVDVQPFSQQAEEAEHFGIEPVQVMTEVDGRRSESDVYLGAVIISSYDKVVVPFFGKGLPIEYELTRSIQTVAHEKRHTVGVLRTDANLMGGSRDWQIVQELKKQYNVQQVSPSSAIDTTAFDVLLAVMPSSLTSEEMDHLVDYAKSGSPLLVFDDPFPLSLGSNGFGVTGAPRQPKRSPHSGFMGQGGPPPEQKADGGRATRLLDALGIDWQYDACVFDVNNPHPEFAMLPAEYVFVTRGGSDTESFNPDDETTKGLQEVIALYPGRVQRRGGESDFRPLLNTSKQSGVLHWEEFVDEGGFNFFSMQGTANPRRNPFRVIDSAVHTLAARVTRESDDHNVNAIFVADVDMISDFFFEERNLGNLSTQFDNVTFVLNAVDSLVGDDSFIELRSRRPAHRTLVRVEQQKRQFLEAANQAEREADQQADEELELRRQQLGKRVKEIQENNDLDPIAKAQMLEQAQQAEQKRLSLAEAQIEQQKNDEIRKIRASTNRQIKSLESTIRFWSVCLPAIPAFALGAFVFVQRKRDERTSVVDSRRRKPAA, translated from the coding sequence ATGCAACTTCGACAACAAGTGATTCGGGCTATCTTTCAACGTAACTTTGCCGGCTATTTCTCCGGCGTCCTCGGTTACCTGTTTATCGTCGTGTTCGTTGTGCTCGGTGGCGCCCTGGCGTTCAATGCCAGGTTCTTCACTGGCAACGAACCCACACTGGACCAGTTGACCGAGTGGTACCCGTTGTTGCTGCTGTTTTTTGTTCCCGCGGTGACGATGAGTGTCTGGGCCGACGAACGAAAGTCGGGAACCGACGAGCTGCTGTTCACACTGCCGGCGACCGAATTGGAAATCCTGGTCGGCAAGTACTTGGCCGTCGTCGCGGTGTACAGCGTCGCGCTCGTTTTCTCCATGGCCCACGTGTTCGTTTTAATGTTCCTGGGCAATCCCGATTGGGGGCTGATCGCAACGACCTACTTCGGCTACTGGCTGGCCGGTGCGGCGATGTTGAGTGCGGGGATGCTGGCGTCGATGTTGACGGCCAACATGACGGTCGCGTTCGTGTTGGGAATCGTGATCTGTGCGTTGCCGGTGTTCGTCGGACAGATCGGCGCCACGATCGGGCTTGGAGATCTGCTGGACCGATTCAGCTTGCGAGAACAGTTCCGCGATTTTGGCATGGGCGTGATCCCGCTGACCGCCTTGTTGTACTTTGCCGGTTTCACCGTCGTGATGTTGTATCTGAACCACACCCTGATGACTCGGCGTCATTGGCATACCCGCAGCGAGCCGGCGATCGGAGTTCAATATGCGGTGCGTGCGATCAGCGTCGCCGTCGTGTTGTCCTGTGTGACGACCTGGGCCGGTTACAGCGTGTTGCGCGTCGATGCCACCGGCGAGCGACTGTTCAGCCTTTCGCCCGCGACACACGACATCCTGGACCAGTTGGACACCGAGCGACCGATCGAAATCCAGGCCTTCATCAGCCCCGATGTCCCGCGTGAATACGTCGAAACACGAAAGCGGTTGGTCGGGCTGTTGCGACAGTTCGACGAACTGGGCGGGAAAGGTCTGGACGTGCGTTATGTCGACGTCCAGCCGTTCAGCCAACAGGCCGAGGAAGCCGAGCACTTTGGCATCGAACCGGTCCAAGTGATGACGGAGGTGGACGGTCGCCGCAGCGAGTCCGACGTCTACTTGGGGGCCGTGATCATCAGCAGCTATGACAAGGTCGTCGTCCCCTTCTTTGGCAAGGGGCTGCCGATTGAGTATGAACTGACACGGTCGATCCAAACCGTCGCCCATGAAAAACGCCATACCGTCGGCGTGCTGCGAACCGATGCCAACTTGATGGGCGGATCACGAGATTGGCAGATCGTTCAGGAGCTGAAGAAACAATACAACGTCCAACAGGTGTCGCCGTCGTCGGCCATCGACACCACCGCGTTCGACGTTCTGTTGGCCGTGATGCCCTCGTCGCTGACCAGTGAAGAAATGGATCATCTGGTGGACTATGCCAAATCGGGCAGCCCGCTGTTGGTGTTCGACGATCCATTCCCGCTGTCGTTGGGCAGCAACGGGTTCGGCGTTACCGGTGCCCCGCGGCAACCCAAACGCTCGCCCCACTCGGGATTCATGGGGCAAGGCGGTCCGCCGCCGGAGCAAAAGGCCGATGGCGGCCGAGCGACTCGGTTGTTGGACGCGCTGGGAATCGATTGGCAATACGACGCGTGTGTGTTTGACGTCAACAACCCGCACCCCGAATTCGCGATGCTGCCGGCCGAATACGTCTTCGTGACCCGCGGCGGCAGCGACACCGAATCGTTCAACCCCGATGACGAAACGACCAAGGGGCTGCAGGAAGTGATCGCGCTGTATCCCGGCCGAGTGCAGCGTCGGGGCGGCGAGTCTGATTTTCGTCCGCTGTTGAACACCAGCAAACAATCCGGTGTGCTGCATTGGGAAGAGTTCGTCGACGAAGGCGGGTTCAACTTCTTTTCGATGCAGGGGACGGCCAACCCGCGGCGCAATCCGTTTCGAGTCATCGACTCCGCCGTGCACACGCTGGCCGCCCGCGTGACTCGCGAGTCGGATGATCACAACGTCAACGCCATCTTCGTCGCCGACGTCGACATGATTTCCGACTTCTTCTTCGAAGAGCGGAATCTCGGCAACCTGAGTACCCAATTCGACAACGTCACCTTCGTGCTGAATGCCGTCGATTCGCTGGTCGGTGACGACTCGTTCATCGAACTCCGCAGCCGGCGACCGGCTCATCGAACGCTGGTACGTGTCGAGCAACAAAAGCGACAGTTCCTGGAAGCGGCCAACCAGGCAGAACGGGAAGCGGATCAACAAGCCGACGAAGAGCTGGAGCTGCGTCGCCAGCAATTGGGCAAACGCGTCAAAGAGATTCAGGAGAACAATGACCTGGATCCGATCGCCAAGGCCCAGATGCTCGAACAGGCTCAACAGGCCGAGCAGAAGCGATTGTCGCTGGCGGAAGCCCAGATCGAACAGCAAAAGAACGACGAGATCCGCAAGATCCGCGCGAGTACCAATCGCCAGATCAAATCGCTGGAGTCGACGATCCGGTTCTGGTCGGTCTGTCTTCCGGCCATCCCTGCGTTCGCCTTGGGCGCATTCGTCTTTGTCCAACGCAAACGAGATGAACGGACGAGCGTCGTCGATTCGCGCCGTCGCAAACCCGCCGCATGA
- a CDS encoding NPCBM/NEW2 domain-containing protein gives MKRPPWFSAIPFVAVLGCVSFAVPFSATCRAAVVQIELTSGETVRGRYAGVAGTSVQLQVDGESSHRMLAVDQIVSLQVADARESSAGPATNVTLIDGTSIFARDVTADDSAVTLQPQRQAELRLPIGQVQSIRFRPGGPATDPQWLGLVDKPSRSDRMVIRRGNDQLDPIEGVVVGLDAEQLRFELDGDPIEAPRDRLEGVFFRTATDPAASSAVKITTIDGSIFLASRLEPSEATDAVEIVLPGQVRHPIPLERIKRITWASGRILLAQASAASTRMSPYLATNLPADLTSDWFGPAAQGEDLVMVAGGAAEYRVEPGFQTLAGSVGRDKLVTAGGTVIIRLVVDDVVQWEQALAESESKGFRIPVAGARRVRLEALAGDDGDVGDLIRFFKPRLMK, from the coding sequence ATGAAACGTCCCCCGTGGTTTTCCGCGATTCCGTTCGTCGCCGTCCTCGGCTGTGTCTCGTTTGCCGTACCGTTTTCCGCGACTTGCCGGGCGGCGGTGGTACAGATCGAGTTGACCTCGGGTGAAACGGTCCGTGGCCGCTACGCCGGTGTGGCGGGGACCTCGGTGCAGTTACAGGTCGATGGTGAATCCTCTCACCGCATGCTTGCCGTTGACCAGATCGTGTCGCTGCAAGTGGCGGACGCTCGCGAATCTTCGGCCGGGCCGGCGACGAATGTCACCCTGATCGATGGGACATCGATTTTCGCTCGAGATGTCACCGCGGATGATTCGGCGGTCACGCTGCAGCCGCAACGTCAGGCGGAACTCCGTCTGCCGATCGGTCAGGTGCAATCCATTCGATTTCGGCCCGGCGGACCGGCAACCGACCCCCAGTGGCTGGGGCTGGTCGACAAGCCATCACGCAGCGATCGAATGGTCATCCGCCGCGGCAATGACCAACTGGATCCGATCGAAGGCGTTGTGGTCGGCCTGGATGCTGAACAGCTGCGGTTCGAATTGGACGGTGACCCGATCGAAGCACCACGCGATCGACTTGAAGGCGTCTTCTTTCGAACCGCCACTGACCCCGCAGCCTCGTCCGCGGTGAAGATCACCACCATCGATGGATCGATCTTTCTGGCGTCGCGACTGGAACCCAGTGAGGCGACCGATGCGGTGGAGATCGTGTTACCGGGGCAAGTCCGCCACCCAATCCCTCTGGAACGCATCAAACGAATCACCTGGGCCAGCGGACGGATCCTGTTGGCCCAAGCGTCTGCCGCATCGACCCGAATGTCCCCCTACCTGGCGACGAATTTGCCGGCCGATTTGACCAGCGATTGGTTCGGACCGGCGGCCCAGGGCGAGGACTTGGTGATGGTTGCCGGCGGCGCGGCGGAGTACCGCGTCGAACCGGGATTCCAAACGCTGGCCGGCAGCGTCGGACGGGATAAACTTGTCACCGCCGGCGGTACGGTGATCATCCGCTTGGTCGTCGATGATGTCGTGCAGTGGGAGCAGGCGTTGGCCGAATCTGAAAGCAAAGGGTTTCGCATCCCGGTCGCCGGCGCTCGGCGCGTGCGGTTAGAAGCCTTGGCCGGCGATGACGGTGACGTCGGAGATCTGATCCGATTCTTTAAACCCAGGTTGATGAAGTGA
- a CDS encoding PDZ domain-containing protein: protein MLNLNSIRCLLLAAACLLPSVRAAAQNDTAQNDTAQNDTAKNDTARKDTAEYRQAMASAVRNAAERVLPSVVSIEVIGVAEVAGGGNRQSEVAQDAPSCGVVVDADGWIVASDIIVRRPSASILVVLPDQTRLAATIVARDHHRGLVMLRVESNTPLIPLEFPDAVDTPVGSTVVAVGRYGGDRSPMVSSGILSATGRLEGTMLQSDARVSPSFYGGPLVDLYGNAIGVLVPAVAEGGAPDDTSWYDSGIAFAVPTPVLTNKLERLRSGQDIRKGLIGIVPKAKDPYAEDTELAAVRSRSPAERAGIEPGDSVVAINGNPVRMFQQIKQALGPYDADESIEITLRRDGETRTVTVTLAESIPPLNPQRLGVWLSENAVEASNEADNEAEVQSEVVVRAVVPDTAADGKLEPGDVIKKVDQTEINDVATIGRMLITAVADEELTLAVERDGEPVEIKLTPTPIAGPTLKKTIEQWSGDAPENPWDVQQLRLPDVPNLAAYVAPKPDQVAAEQLAEQGLAMLVLLLAPEQRDPAEALQPWRDAAGRAGVVVCAICSEDEQRWQQKEIDVISRMTTLMAQRVPISASAVAANGALKDTAASAADSMVIAIALSDRKNFAGIAVAADAKPPAVRLRENEPDRALEIMLPIDSLDDGPTWLAPLATAGYPISLGGDTQADDLLRWVRLLQTI, encoded by the coding sequence GTGCTGAATTTGAACTCGATCCGCTGCCTGCTGTTGGCGGCGGCATGTCTGCTGCCGAGCGTCCGCGCCGCGGCGCAGAATGACACGGCGCAGAATGACACGGCGCAGAATGACACGGCGAAGAACGACACTGCTCGAAAGGACACTGCGGAGTACCGTCAAGCCATGGCGAGCGCGGTGCGGAACGCGGCCGAGCGGGTCTTGCCGTCGGTCGTGTCGATCGAAGTGATCGGTGTGGCCGAAGTCGCCGGCGGCGGCAACCGGCAAAGCGAAGTCGCGCAAGACGCGCCGTCCTGTGGCGTGGTCGTCGATGCCGACGGATGGATCGTCGCATCGGACATCATCGTGCGGCGACCGTCGGCCAGCATCCTGGTCGTGTTGCCCGACCAGACGCGGCTGGCGGCCACGATCGTCGCGCGTGACCATCACCGCGGCCTGGTGATGCTGCGCGTCGAATCGAACACACCACTGATTCCGCTGGAATTCCCCGATGCGGTCGACACGCCGGTCGGATCGACGGTCGTCGCCGTCGGTCGCTACGGCGGTGATCGGTCGCCGATGGTCAGCAGCGGCATCTTGAGCGCCACCGGTCGATTGGAAGGCACGATGCTGCAAAGCGATGCCCGCGTGTCGCCGTCGTTTTATGGCGGCCCCCTGGTTGATCTGTACGGTAACGCGATCGGTGTGCTGGTCCCGGCGGTCGCCGAAGGCGGGGCGCCCGACGACACCAGCTGGTATGACTCGGGGATCGCGTTTGCCGTCCCGACCCCCGTGCTGACCAACAAACTGGAACGATTGCGCAGCGGGCAAGACATCCGCAAAGGGCTGATCGGCATCGTCCCCAAGGCCAAGGACCCGTACGCCGAAGACACCGAGTTGGCGGCGGTTCGCAGTCGATCTCCGGCCGAAAGGGCCGGCATCGAACCGGGAGATTCCGTCGTTGCCATCAACGGAAATCCCGTGCGGATGTTTCAACAGATCAAACAAGCACTCGGTCCCTACGATGCCGACGAGTCGATCGAGATCACGTTGCGACGAGACGGTGAAACGCGAACGGTCACCGTCACGCTGGCCGAGTCGATTCCGCCGTTGAATCCCCAGCGACTGGGGGTCTGGCTGAGCGAGAACGCAGTCGAGGCCAGCAATGAAGCAGACAACGAGGCCGAAGTCCAAAGCGAAGTGGTCGTCCGCGCGGTCGTTCCCGACACCGCAGCCGACGGCAAGTTGGAACCGGGCGATGTGATCAAAAAAGTTGACCAGACCGAAATCAACGATGTGGCCACGATCGGTCGCATGTTGATCACCGCGGTCGCGGACGAAGAACTGACGCTGGCCGTTGAGCGTGACGGAGAGCCGGTGGAAATTAAACTGACCCCCACGCCGATCGCCGGTCCGACACTCAAAAAAACGATCGAGCAGTGGTCCGGCGACGCACCGGAAAACCCCTGGGACGTCCAGCAACTGCGGCTGCCCGATGTCCCCAACCTGGCCGCCTATGTAGCGCCCAAACCGGATCAGGTGGCCGCCGAGCAGTTGGCCGAGCAAGGATTGGCCATGCTGGTGTTGTTGCTCGCTCCGGAGCAGCGTGATCCCGCCGAAGCGTTGCAGCCGTGGCGTGATGCGGCCGGCCGAGCCGGCGTGGTGGTCTGCGCGATTTGCAGCGAAGACGAACAACGTTGGCAGCAGAAGGAGATTGACGTCATCTCCCGGATGACGACCTTGATGGCCCAACGCGTGCCGATCAGCGCCAGTGCCGTCGCAGCCAACGGCGCCCTGAAAGACACTGCCGCGTCGGCGGCCGATTCCATGGTGATCGCGATCGCACTGTCGGACCGCAAGAACTTTGCCGGCATCGCCGTTGCGGCCGATGCGAAACCGCCCGCGGTGCGGCTGCGAGAAAACGAACCCGACCGCGCCCTGGAAATCATGCTCCCGATCGACTCGCTGGACGACGGGCCGACCTGGCTGGCGCCGCTGGCGACCGCCGGCTACCCGATCTCCTTGGGCGGCGACACCCAGGCCGACGACCTGCTGCGCTGGGTCCGGTTGTTGCAAACGATTTGA
- a CDS encoding S1C family serine protease, translating to MMLRPNYAFASAALLSLVCLSVLPIASAQPPVAPDARDVQQRVVKIYGAGGIKGLEAYQSGFLVSPEGHIATAWSYVLDVEPIVVLDDGRRFESKIVGIEPSLELAVLKVDASDLPYFKVDKELNAQWGDPILAVSNLFGIAAGNEPASVMQGIIAGVTNLDARRGTFQTPYRGKVLILDLIANNPGAAGGAVVDADGRLIGMLGKELRDSGTGVWLNYALPIDSLRTALGDIIAGRATTVPKENNPVLRRDQSHNLATLGLVLVPNVLESTPAYIDAVQSDSPAAEAKLRADDLILLLDGQRVGDQQTLIDLLRRIDRRDAVSITIQRGNDVLPVRLQP from the coding sequence ATGATGCTTCGACCGAATTACGCCTTCGCGTCGGCGGCGTTGCTGTCGCTCGTCTGCCTGTCGGTTCTCCCGATCGCTTCGGCCCAACCGCCGGTCGCTCCCGACGCACGTGATGTCCAGCAACGCGTCGTCAAAATCTACGGCGCCGGCGGCATCAAGGGACTGGAAGCCTATCAAAGCGGCTTTCTGGTTTCGCCCGAAGGTCACATCGCAACGGCATGGAGTTATGTGTTGGATGTCGAACCGATCGTCGTACTCGATGACGGTCGCCGTTTCGAATCCAAGATCGTCGGGATCGAACCCTCGCTGGAACTGGCGGTGTTGAAGGTCGATGCGTCCGATCTGCCGTACTTCAAAGTCGACAAAGAATTGAACGCCCAATGGGGTGACCCGATCTTGGCGGTCAGCAACCTGTTCGGCATCGCCGCGGGCAACGAACCGGCCAGCGTGATGCAGGGGATCATCGCCGGGGTGACCAATTTGGACGCACGTCGCGGCACGTTTCAAACGCCCTACCGTGGCAAGGTCTTGATCCTGGACTTGATCGCCAACAATCCGGGGGCGGCCGGCGGTGCGGTCGTCGACGCCGATGGGCGTCTGATCGGGATGTTGGGCAAAGAGCTCCGTGACAGCGGCACCGGTGTCTGGCTGAATTATGCCTTGCCGATCGATTCCCTGCGCACGGCGTTGGGCGACATCATCGCCGGTCGTGCGACGACCGTGCCCAAGGAAAACAATCCCGTGCTGCGTCGCGACCAGTCGCACAATCTGGCAACGTTGGGGTTGGTGCTGGTGCCCAACGTCTTGGAATCGACACCGGCCTACATTGATGCCGTGCAGTCCGACTCGCCGGCGGCGGAAGCGAAATTGCGGGCCGACGACTTGATCTTGCTGCTCGATGGACAGCGTGTCGGGGACCAACAAACCCTGATCGATTTACTGCGTCGGATCGATCGCCGCGATGCGGTTTCCATCACGATCCAGCGCGGCAACGATGTGCTGCCCGTTCGTTTGCAACCCTAG
- a CDS encoding S1C family serine protease yields MKFKLPRSIAMLTAVCLAAFGLGNGARGQDGVQLAASVDGPIELDPLLQAAERARIAAVDRARPSAVSVFVPGGGGGGSGVLISPEGYALTNFHVTSPAGTFMRCGLSDGRVYDAVLVGLDPVGDLAMIQLLGRDDFPYATLADSRQARAGDWCMVIGNPFLLATNLQPTVTWGILSGVGRYQYPSGTLLEYADCLQTDASINPGNSGGPIYNDQGELLGIVGRCSFEKRGRVNVGVGYAISINQAKNFLGYLRSGRIVDHATLGATVTTDPDGGVVVSNILESSDAYRRGLRYNAQILEIDGRPVMTANDVQNVLGTFPSGWRVNVAFRNQGVTTRVPVRLMSVHRQDELLAKMASALPPPPPVPDQPDDEDNGEGEGEKQDDDQDAEQGGDEKPKRPDLKRQRLPPGHGAAKPAIPEAVADLIVQRRGFANYHFNQVEQDRFIRSLRSQFPANQFAETDQSKTTAWTITGKTGDAEVKLSVADDQYAILVGETAMQATRRSELFDAVDTDSIAGILPALDAWRTMLKLGPEKFGEAYYQGTMPLGGQRPLRDCLVGLYGEMEVRWLSHPETGLVECIEVVADRDSDPAEVWIRREGDDISGLELRYGTDVSLDVSISDWTQTESAPQ; encoded by the coding sequence GTGAAATTTAAACTGCCGCGTTCAATCGCGATGCTCACCGCGGTCTGTCTCGCCGCATTTGGCTTGGGAAACGGGGCACGCGGCCAAGACGGGGTGCAACTTGCCGCGTCGGTCGATGGTCCCATCGAATTGGACCCGCTGTTGCAAGCGGCTGAACGGGCACGGATCGCAGCGGTCGATCGTGCCCGCCCGAGCGCTGTCAGCGTGTTTGTGCCCGGCGGCGGAGGAGGAGGCAGCGGTGTCCTGATCTCTCCGGAAGGCTATGCGCTGACCAATTTTCACGTCACCAGCCCGGCCGGAACGTTCATGCGGTGCGGGTTGAGTGACGGTCGCGTCTATGACGCCGTCTTGGTGGGACTGGATCCGGTCGGCGACCTGGCCATGATTCAATTGCTCGGCCGCGATGATTTCCCCTACGCCACGCTGGCCGATAGCCGCCAAGCCCGTGCCGGTGACTGGTGCATGGTGATCGGCAACCCGTTCCTGTTGGCCACCAATTTGCAGCCCACCGTCACCTGGGGAATCCTCAGCGGCGTCGGACGTTACCAATACCCTTCCGGGACGCTGTTGGAATACGCCGACTGCCTGCAAACCGACGCGTCGATCAATCCCGGCAATTCCGGCGGACCGATCTACAACGATCAAGGTGAATTGCTGGGGATCGTCGGCCGTTGCTCGTTCGAAAAACGCGGCCGAGTCAACGTCGGTGTGGGGTACGCGATTTCGATCAACCAGGCCAAGAACTTTCTGGGTTATCTTCGCAGCGGGCGGATCGTCGATCACGCCACGCTGGGAGCGACGGTGACCACTGATCCCGACGGCGGCGTCGTGGTCAGCAATATTCTGGAGTCCAGTGACGCCTACCGACGCGGCCTGCGTTACAACGCCCAAATCCTGGAAATCGACGGCCGCCCGGTGATGACCGCCAACGATGTTCAAAACGTCTTGGGCACCTTCCCCAGTGGCTGGCGGGTGAATGTCGCGTTTCGCAACCAGGGAGTCACGACCCGCGTCCCGGTGCGATTGATGAGTGTGCATCGTCAAGACGAATTGCTGGCCAAGATGGCGTCGGCCCTGCCGCCCCCGCCGCCGGTCCCCGACCAACCCGATGACGAAGACAACGGTGAAGGAGAAGGCGAAAAACAAGACGACGATCAAGACGCTGAACAAGGTGGGGATGAAAAACCAAAACGCCCCGATTTGAAACGCCAACGGCTGCCGCCGGGACACGGCGCTGCCAAACCGGCGATCCCCGAAGCGGTCGCCGATCTGATCGTCCAGCGTCGAGGGTTTGCCAACTATCACTTCAACCAAGTCGAACAAGATCGGTTCATTCGGTCATTGAGGAGCCAATTCCCTGCGAACCAATTCGCCGAAACGGATCAATCCAAAACCACGGCCTGGACGATTACCGGCAAGACGGGCGACGCCGAGGTGAAGCTTTCGGTGGCCGACGATCAGTACGCGATCCTGGTCGGCGAAACCGCGATGCAGGCGACCAGGCGGTCGGAACTGTTTGACGCGGTCGACACCGATTCGATCGCCGGGATCCTGCCCGCGCTCGACGCTTGGCGCACGATGTTAAAACTTGGCCCGGAGAAGTTCGGCGAGGCCTATTACCAAGGCACGATGCCGCTGGGCGGTCAGCGACCGCTCCGCGATTGCCTGGTCGGCCTGTACGGAGAAATGGAAGTCCGCTGGTTGTCGCACCCCGAGACCGGTCTGGTCGAGTGCATCGAAGTGGTCGCCGATCGAGATTCGGACCCGGCGGAGGTGTGGATCCGGCGCGAGGGAGACGACATCAGCGGGCTCGAACTGCGGTACGGAACGGACGTGTCGCTGGACGTTTCGATCAGCGACTGGACCCAAACCGAGAGTGCACCGCAATGA
- the xerC gene encoding tyrosine recombinase XerC, with amino-acid sequence MHSAIAQFLRYLVTERNASELTIKSYREDLFSFVEWLEATLGRVPDPDSLSPAELRSFQAALQQADYARSSIARKLAALRSFYKFAMREGLASSNPAKPLRNPRRQRKLPHVLTDDEVGRLLLAPPGDKVDGLRDRAILETMYSAGLRVSELVGLQDGDIDTHDQIIRVRGKGRKERICPLGSFAIKAIQAYAKRRCRSDKTQSLGRKAPVFVNRFGNILTTRSVGRMLEKHLAVAGLDARTSPHTLRHSFATHLLDRGADIRSVQELLGHKSLATTQIYTHVSAASLRMVYERAHPRAK; translated from the coding sequence ATGCACTCAGCGATTGCACAGTTCTTGCGTTATCTGGTGACTGAACGCAACGCATCGGAGTTGACGATCAAATCCTACCGCGAGGATCTGTTCAGCTTTGTCGAGTGGTTGGAAGCGACGCTCGGTCGCGTGCCGGATCCCGATTCGCTTTCGCCTGCGGAACTGCGATCATTTCAAGCGGCGCTCCAGCAAGCCGATTATGCACGATCGAGCATCGCGAGAAAGCTGGCGGCGTTGCGGAGCTTTTATAAGTTTGCGATGCGCGAAGGGCTGGCGTCCAGCAACCCGGCCAAGCCGCTGCGGAACCCTCGCCGACAACGCAAGTTGCCGCACGTGTTGACCGACGACGAAGTGGGACGGTTGTTGCTGGCCCCGCCGGGTGACAAAGTCGACGGCTTGCGCGATCGTGCGATCCTGGAAACGATGTATTCGGCGGGCTTGCGTGTCAGCGAACTGGTCGGATTGCAAGACGGTGACATCGACACGCACGATCAAATCATTCGCGTCCGAGGAAAGGGCCGCAAGGAACGGATCTGCCCGCTCGGTTCGTTTGCCATCAAGGCCATCCAGGCGTATGCCAAGCGCCGCTGCCGCAGCGACAAGACGCAATCGCTGGGCCGCAAAGCGCCGGTGTTCGTCAACCGGTTCGGCAACATCCTGACCACGCGCAGCGTGGGTCGGATGTTGGAGAAACACTTGGCCGTGGCCGGTCTGGACGCGCGAACCAGTCCGCACACGCTGCGCCACTCCTTCGCAACGCACCTGTTGGACCGCGGCGCGGACATCCGCAGCGTCCAAGAATTGCTCGGTCACAAAAGTCTGGCGACCACGCAAATCTACACCCACGTCAGCGCCGCCAGCTTGCGAATGGTCTACGAACGGGCTCACCCACGCGCCAAGTGA
- a CDS encoding ABC transporter ATP-binding protein produces the protein MADAPTDLPWMIHADGLCKYYGQFAAAEDISLKVPRGQVCAFLGPNGAGKSTTMKMLTGFLSPDAGTAKIAGHDVHQDRIEAAQRLGYLPENGPLYSEMTPHAFLRYVGQARMLSPDRLQERLDWVRRQCSLDDVWGKAIGKLSRGYRQRVGMAQALLHDPDVLILDEPTSGLDPNQVHGVRELIGELGETKTVLLSTHILQEVHAVCSRVVMINEGRLVFDGPTDQLGEHSDAMEEKFRELTVAA, from the coding sequence ATGGCGGACGCCCCGACGGATCTCCCTTGGATGATCCACGCCGACGGTTTGTGCAAGTACTACGGCCAGTTTGCCGCGGCGGAGGACATCTCGTTGAAGGTCCCCCGCGGCCAGGTTTGCGCTTTCCTGGGCCCCAACGGGGCCGGAAAGTCGACGACGATGAAGATGCTGACGGGGTTTTTGTCGCCCGACGCCGGGACGGCGAAAATCGCCGGTCACGACGTGCACCAAGACCGGATCGAAGCGGCCCAGCGATTGGGTTACCTGCCCGAAAACGGACCGCTGTATTCCGAGATGACGCCCCACGCATTCCTCCGTTACGTCGGCCAGGCGCGGATGTTGTCGCCCGACCGTTTGCAAGAACGACTCGACTGGGTCCGCCGCCAATGTTCGCTCGACGACGTCTGGGGTAAAGCGATCGGAAAACTCTCCCGCGGCTATCGCCAGCGGGTCGGGATGGCGCAGGCATTGTTGCATGATCCCGACGTGTTGATCTTGGACGAACCGACCAGCGGGTTGGATCCCAATCAAGTGCACGGGGTCCGTGAGCTGATCGGTGAGTTGGGTGAAACCAAGACGGTGCTGTTGTCCACCCACATCTTGCAAGAAGTCCACGCCGTTTGCAGCCGCGTGGTGATGATCAACGAGGGGCGGTTGGTGTTCGACGGACCGACCGACCAGCTCGGCGAGCACAGTGATGCGATGGAAGAAAAATTCCGTGAATTGACCGTCGCCGCCTAA